The sequence CCACTCCTCCTTCACATTTCGGCCCCAGCCGTCTGTACGCACATAGACGCAAActtacacgtatatatatatatatatatatatatatatatatatatatatatatatatatatatatatatatttatgaaCAAACGCAGGGGGACACAAAACACGTCTTCTACCGTATTTCCAGTAGTGAGGCACGCGGGTGTGCATGTGGAGGTCGCTGGCTTGGCGTCTTTCGAGTCTGATGTGGTCTTGTCCGGTGGCCAGCGAAAGAAGATTTTGTTTGCTGTTAAGTCGCGTCAGACGAGATCTGCGTATTCTGAGGCCAGGTTTGCATGCTCCgcgcatacagatataagGTCTCTTCTCACAAGAAAAGGGCGCGGATGCTCAGGTACTTCTTCTGCACCTAGACCAGACATGTAAGCTTCGCATATGCGTCTGAGAGCACAGCCATACAGTTAGCGAGTGTGGAGCATTCACCACGACAAAAAGATTCGGAGAGTAGTTATGTACAGGGGGCCGGCACACTCGAGACTACTGAGGACAGGTCTGGAAGCCTCAATAGCGTCCAGCCTGCGAGAAGGCACACAAGTCGGTCCGCTTTTTGTCAGGCTTGAACTCCTATTCTAGCACACAGTCTCGCGACCGGTGGCGAATCAGCGTGTCTGACAttctaaaccctaaacagtGACGAGCATCAcaatcatatatatatatgcacatacatgtatgtatgcatatacatacatgtgtGCGTATACGTGTGGAGTGGCATGAACCTGTGGCATGGCTCTGCTTGACTCGTGAAGGAGACCAgttgcgcgtctcgccgctgctcgtTCCAGTCAGCGCAGGTCTCTCCGCCTGGCGAAATTGCTTTCCTCTCTCAGGCCGGCGTTTTCCTGTGCGGTTCGCTGCACTCAAACCTGTGCTCGGGGTTCAATGAAAAACACGAAACAATGTCCAGAGGATACTGCTGATTCCTCGCCAGTCCTCGGTTATGCAGGCCGTGAGGACAGTTATGTCCACAGTCACATGCAACCAGCCAGCTGTTTTCTTGCGAATATATATTTATCCGCGAGGGTGCCTGGCTTCGAAGGCACGGAACACAAAATCGTGACCGCGCGGGCGTGGTCGGGTCTCTGAACGTGTGAAGGAAGGAAGCCCCGCGTGGcatctcctcgcgcttcatCATGCAGCCCACATGCATTCCGCCTCTGTTGGTTGAGTTCGATTTCTGCTTTCAACACCAAAACGCTAACGCCGTCTCCCCGTTCGACTGCGTTCCTCGCTGTTTCACAGTCCGATGGCGCCGTGAGCCCACACAGCTAACGATTCCCGATGCGCCGGCCGGCTCAATACACAGACAAGCATGTCGCTATGCTTGCTGCGTCGCAGGTCTTGGTGAAGCATACAAGTGAGGTGTCTGTGGATGGGGAGGTCACACTGACCACGAAGGTCAGAGAAGGCCTTCTGGAGTCCTGTCTGGCCGTGTTGAAAGGCAAAAGAGTGCTCCGCGAACGTCAGCCGACCGACACCGCGACTGTTGACCATCAGAATCCTATGTATACAAGCCGCGAAGATGCTGCCGCCCACTCTCTGAAGCGAGGACGCATCGAGGTCATCTGTGCAGTGGCTCGCTGTGGAAGATCTCTCAGAAATTTACGCGCCTCTCTGAGTCGCCGCGATGGCGATGGAGGGCCCCCGGTTCTCTCTGGCAGGATTATGTAGGCGGCTTCACCCCCCGCAGATATCAGCCCGTGAAGCGAGCCGGTCTTTCTTCGCTGTGTATGTGCGCTAAACCTTAAACCATAGTCTCTACAGGCGGGCAATCGAGTTGAGTTTTTATATATAATTACTTTCCTCTTTAGAAGACGTAGTGCCGGTTTTCCTCCGCATTTACAGTAGGCCGCACGGACAATAAAACCACATTCCATAGACTGGTGAGCAAACGAAGATCGAGCTTGCCGAGGGTGACACGAAGCGCCAAATCACACCCTCCTCTGCAAGATTAAGACAAAAAGGACTACATTACGAAGACCTGAACTGACCGCATGAGGGCCCCTGTGCGAGCCTGCTGCCGCACGAAACGAGAACACAGAACGCCgagctcctctctccctttcctctctatctctatctctatctcGCCCTCACGTGTCCTTCATGATGccaccttcttcgcctcaGCGCTTCCCTGCCCTCGGTGTCGAGCGACGCAGGACGATGCGGACGCCAGGCCGAAAGAAGCTCGAAGAAAGTCCGCTCGTTGCCTGCCACCTCGCGCAGGTCTCTCtacctccctctctcgcgtttttctgcgACCTCATGCGGACAACAGGAAGTCCAGACGCACGCGGAAGGACTTGATCCACGAGGCAGGGCAGAGCAGCGGAACTGGGACGAAGCTTTCGCGCCactcctccgcctcgactCCCTCGTCTCCGTACTTCACACACGTCCGCATTCTGCAGTTCTGAGACACCcgcgaagaaagcagagacgaAGCGTACAGAGGAATACgtaaatatgtatatgtacagATGGTCATAgatagagagagacgagacagaTGCATATCGACAAATAGTTCACAGGTCCCAATGCATATTCGTACGTACGCTGTGTGAATCTGCATCTGGCACGCCCACCTCATCAGCTGCTACTGCCGGTGCTGAACTACCTACCAAGTTATAGTGAATGAATTCCATTTTGCGGCATAcgtgtgtctgcggcgggacaaggcgccggcgagccagtgcgtgtctctctgccaCGCCgccccagcccccccccccctcccccccccgagGAGCCGACGCCCTTTACACACCCTAGGCAACTATTTTTTTGAATTTAAACCGCCGTCCAGTTGAAGGCAGAAGGGCTATCTCCGCAGCTGTGtgcctcccgcgcgccgcgccctcctggcGGCCGCCAGTCTACAGGGCTGCCCTCACTTGGAGAAGAAGGTTGCCCTTTGCGTCGACGGCGATTAAGTTGCCGCggagctctcgcgcgtcAGTGAGGATGATCTTGACAgactcgccttcgccctggAGCGCGTCcacggcggcctcggcgttgCACAGCTGCTGGAAAAAGTTTTCAAAGCCTCCCTCGCGGTTCAGTAGCGCGGCTTCCAGCTGCTCCTTCACGCGAAAACACGACTCCTCAACGAAGCCctcgccggcaggcgcgtcATCTTCcccacgccgccgctcccccgCCACGTCGCTCCGCATTGCTCCTCGGCCGCCAAACAAAGTCTCTTCTGTGCGCGAGTCGTCTCTGTGGAGCGAGTCAAATCTCAACCCCTGGGCCTAAGCCCCGCGCCCCAACGCGCCTCAGATCTGCGCGAAGAAGTCTCCAGGACCGACGGCAACTCCTTGCGAGAACCTGCCGTCCTCACCAAGAAACGCGCAGGAGGGTGGGGGAGAAGGGGACGGGCGCCGTccagagagagccgcaggccgcggactGCAGCAGATGTACACCGAGAGACGACATAGAGGGGTTaagaggcgcgaggaagcagccaGCTTCCCGAGGCGCTCGACGTGAGGAAAGtaagcgagagagagaaggcgaagacggcgaggagaagggagaccgacgaggcggcgagaggctgcAGATGCAATGTGTAGACAGTTCAGAGCTCGCGAGACTCAGGATACCGAGAGATGAAGGAAGTCTGGGATTACGAAGCACGCGAGATTCCTCGCCGCACACGGAGGTCGAGCGGGAAGACGAGCAGAGCGGCAAAAGAGCCTTCAGCCGCTGTCTCATTCGGTGTGTGCATTCTCCTCTCGCTGACAGAACGAGGTCACGGCCCCCAAGACGTTCTTGTCCTGGAGCGCTCTCTCGATCttgaggcgccgcgcccggccATTCAGCACCGTCTCTTCCCCGGGATTGAagcctcgtcttctttggTGTCTTCGgcttgtctctctcctttctctcctccgcgcttccttctccgcggttCTCGCCGCTACACACTGCGGTATGTCTCGTGGGGCGCTGAATGCTGGCTGAGCTCCAGGATCGCCTCGAAACGACTCAACGAATCGCCTTGAACTCACAGTCAGCGCACAGAATGTTTTAccgcccgcctctcgcttCGTCGCTGAGCGAAAAAGCGGCCTCTGCCTTGTGCTCCAGGGGGGAATCATGCTTTTTTCAGCCGCCTTGACTCTATCCTTGCAAcgacagcaggcgcagccggttcgcgccgggcgcctccTTTTCGCACAGAGGTCTTCGGCTTATTAACGGAGAAGGGGAAGGGGAAGACAGTTCACTTTTTGGTTACGAAAAGttcgagaggaaggagaaagagagcagAAAGGAAGAACGCCCCGGGTTTTCTCTGGTTCGTACGCGTTCCTCCCTTTTCGAGCTccttccgctcgcgcctggTTTCCCGCTACTTGCCcgttttttccgctttcGCAGACGCCTTCTCCCTTTTTCCTTCTGATAGCCCAGGAGGACGTGGCTGtaccgcagagagagagaaaagcggcaGACTCGCAAAGCTACAAGAGTCTCGGTTTTTTTGCCATCTTTCTCGAGAGAAAGGGCCgatggaggaggcgaagaaagacTCGCACAtgcctcgttttcttctcagtcttccttcttctctcccttcaGCTTTACCAACCTGAAGCGCGCATCTATGTCTGTTTTTTCACTTCCGGCTCCATGTCGCGCCCGttctccgcagctgccggggcttttgtctcttctctgcacAAATtggctgccgccgagcgcaCTTTTCTTCtggccttcgtcttcttcgtacAGCCTGCTCCATGCGCAGTTGTCGTGCCTTCTGCCCGAGTGCACGCCGTTTCTGGTCGTCTAGTCTCTTGCCATTCCCAGAGTTTCCCGGCGAAAAaccgcgcttcttctcgccttgcccaggcgccgctgctgcgcgtcacTCTCCAGTCTCGTCGTGAagcgcgccctcgtctgTAGCCTCAttccttctccgccccgcgccgcgagttcccgctgctcgcccgctgcggccaacgcgcctgcggcggtgTGCGTTCTCTGGGCGCCGATTTGTCGCGTGTTCCAGTTCCGTGTCGCTGCACTCTTCTCTTCCGCAGCCTGTGCGGCGATCGCGTCGTGTTGTCTCCCTTCGTTTGCTTCTCGCTCACAGCTCGttttccgcctctgccttcttctcgccacGCGCCTCGACGCTTGGTCCTCTCTCGTTCGCCGCAGGGCACAAAATGAGGAGTGGAGCGACGCTCAGCTCGTGGAGAGACTGGAcggctccgcgcggcggcgtttccTAAAAGTCTAAAAGGAATGAACGGCAGAGAACAAGGAACGCGGGTTCCTCGCTCGGTCTTTACAGCTCCGCTGGGTGTTTCAGGCACCCCAGcatcctctctcttcgtcttcggtAGCCTCCAAGGGTGTGAGCTGCGCGCTTTGAGCGCGGCCGGTGGGCGACTGGGGCGTGTTCCTTCTCTGGGTTCGTCTCCGGCGAGAGTCAGCCGCGGGTCTCCTGGCGAGTAGACACGTACAAACATAGAGAGGAAAGGTTTCGGGTTGAAAACGGGTCACTCGAGAGCAAGGGGCCTGGGCGGTaggcgtgcgtctctctctgctcgtcCTCTTCAGGTTCATTCTCCGATTAGAGAGGAAACCAGAAGGGTTTttcggcgcgtcggcggccttcgGTCGCTCAcggagaagcgcctgcgcatgcatgttgtcgcgctctctgctagttcgccgcagggcgcccgTGTCGGCTTTCTCGGCGTCTCGTCTCCGGCTGTCGATGTTTGCTCTTGCTGGAGAGGCGTTCTCCCGATTCGTCCTTTATTGAACGCATCCAGGTCCCTCTTTTTGGCGCATCTTTTGCTGTCTGTCTTGGATATCTCCGGCCTTCCTTCCACAAGCTCCACGCACATTTTTTACCGGGGCCTGAAGTTTTCTGagtccgcgagcgcggcacgGGCATGCATGAGCCGGCTTGTTTGTTTGACTGATTTAGCTGTCGTTTCAAAGTTTTTTGTCTGGTAGAGAAGCCCGGACTGTGCGTGAAGAGACTTGTCACTGTTTCGTTTTTCAACTAAACTGCATGTACGGTGGACGAGGCAGGTGTGTTGAGGAGTTGCTCGACGTTCTCCTCGCGGCCAATCCCCGTCGCCCGTCTCGCCTTGGGTCTCTgagtctgcgccgcgaaATCGTCGCACTGTAGCTgtcgcttcgcgtctctttCTGTCTTCGTGGATCGGACCTGAGAGGCGGATTGCGGCGCCCCTGGGGGTGCGCCTTTCATCGTAATCTCTGTGCGCGAATCGATTCGTTTCGCCGGAGCTGAGTAGCCGCGTTGGCCTTCTTTCTCGATCGGTCTCGCAATTCTGTCGCCCCCTTCTATGTTTGCTTCCTcgtttgtttttctctctctttcgcgtGGGTCCAATCCTgcaccgcccgcgcccgcagagggccTCGCTCAGCAGGGCCTTCTCCCCGGTTTCCTTCCGCGTTTTCTTCCGAGTCCCGCGCCGGTCTCTGCCGCACACGTCAGGCACCCAGAGCGGCCTCTCAAAATTAGGGCATGCGCCAGTTGccagcgagcggcgaggccgcgacgagctTGACGATGCTTCCAGGCGGGGTCCACGCGGCCGGCGACGGTGCCCCAGACCTGGTGTCTCATTTTGCGCCTCACGTGCGTGGAGGCAACTCGggaggcgtcgtcgcctttgTCGAGAGTGCGCGCGTGGCAGTCGCTCCCGAAGCTTGCGCGACCCTTCACatgctgcctccgctggcgGCTCACAACATGGGGTCTCCGCTCGtcgttcgcggcggcggtcccTCTGGCGCCCAGACGCCCGGCGacccggccgcggcggcggcggcctgtcCTGCGCCCCTGGAGCACGCGCCGTACGATGTCGCGCCTTCCTTCGTCGTCGGActccacgccgcgccgccgcctggctTCGCGCCGGTTCCtaccgcggcgccggcggtgtCGGCGCTCccaggcgtcgtcgccctcagtGTGCGCCCGCACACAGCCTTTCTCAAGCAAGAAGGCAACTGGCTGGCGCGCGATTTCTACCAGGAGCGGCGGTGGAAAGTCGCGGCGTCGGGGCGCGTCGGgggcctcgtcgcggcgcgcgcccgctggcTGGAGCtgcgaaagaagagagaagaaagaaaactcCTTGCGTCGCCTGTGGCCGCGGCCGTCCAGTCCCTGTGGCTCGGGGCACTCAGTCAGgtgagcagagagaagagacacgcagccCAGAGCGGAAGCCGACCCGAGGAGGAcctgccttctccctctctgatGGAATGAACACCGACGCGTTTGTCCGTGCCTCGGCCGAAGGGCGGACGTCGCGGCTTGTGTGAGACGCTGCATGCTGGTCACGCGTAATCtgagtctcctcgccgcgagtAGTCTTTGCATGTAGTAGATATCGTGCAGGTCTTTCGCTGGCAGGCCGTCCACGAGATAgtctgctgcgtcgtttTTCGCGTGGAATGACGGTTTTTTGTGCTGAGGGGTCGTGTCTTTTCCAGGTCGATGCGTCTGTCATTCCTCCATCGCTTCAGCCGTGCTGCggagcgctgccgccgactgGAGGCAATCTagagctgcgcgcgtcgctgctgggTCGGCGACAtcgtttcgcttcttcagcttcttcttttcgtcCGTCTGTTGGCTCGTCTAGCGCGCAGCCGGGCGACGCACagccgggcgacgcggagcccgAGGCGGCTGTCGACtctggcgtctcctcgtctgtcAACTTgaaggcgacgctgctgAGAGAGCAAGTCCGCAAcaacgcggacgcgctgtTCGCCCCGCATGTCCGCGGCAAGATCGGTTCGctgtttttcttccgcgactcacccttctctgtcttcgccgacgaggaggcgactctctttctcgcctcgctcgccgcgctgcggcccGGGGGGCCTCCGGGGCCCGCggacgagcgacgcagagagaagagagaggaggacctgaaggcgaagaaggacgacgacgggaagcccgccgcaggaagaagaaaaagcgtccccgtggaggcggacggaggacgccgcggcgaagaggccgaagATCTCAGGGACGAGGAGGTCTCTGGAAGAGTCGGCCGCAGAGaccgcgcagaggacggcgagagagagggcggagagggcggaaGGCAGGACCCCAAGCGCGAAGAACGGCCTGGGAAGCACGCAGAAACAGACGATAGAACAGACGATGAAGACAGTCCGCTCGTCTCGCCGCAGAGTGCCCGGCTGGATACGGTGAGGCACAGCCACTCACTGAATTCAGAATggggggaaggagggggggggggggggaagatCTGCTGCAACTTCTCTCAAAGGTTTCCCGACTTGTGGCGTCTTCGGGCGTAGTCGTCTGCGGGTTTAAGCGTCTGCTCGCAGGCTTGCGGCTGTGTTGGGTGTTTGCCTCAtttcctcgctctcggtTCTGTGTGCCTCTTCCCAGGCTGGGGACGACTCTGCGCGGCCCTCTTCGCGTGCGCATCGCAGAAGGAGCGCGGCTGACGACGCTGTCCCCGCGTCGTCTGACCAGTTCATCCCTGTTTCAGTTCCTCTCCATGTCTTCTTGCTCGACAccgtcgcccgcagcctgGAGAATCATAGGGTGCCGCTgtcgggcgcgcgccgcagagcctctggcgacgcagaccgCGGGGACTCCAGTCTCCTGGGGCCgtccctcttcgcctcctgtcgctcgccggccgccgtggtgctgccgtcgtcttctAGGGACGGGTgcgacgcgcgctgcgcaaacggcagcgagaagaagcatcccgagaagagagaggaggaatcCACTCTCTGCGGGAGGGACATGGGACtgcccgccggcgtctccgaggcgtctccttccgcaGGGAGCATCTCAGCAACGTCACGAGGAGGTACGCTGTCGCGGCGACTCGAGATCCgtgtgcagctgcagaggcgcctgaaAAGGACAGAAACTTACAGCGAGATAGGCGGGCCAGACACACTCAGGAAGAACCCCCCGGCACTCTGCCtggggcgggggcgccggGTGACACCCTGTCTGCGGCACTGTCTCCTGCTAAGGCAGGTCAAACTTGTCTtcggtctctgcgtctgtgtgcGTCTGGTGTGTTTTCAGAGGTGGACTCTCCCGTGCACTCTGTCAGCACGACCtggtcttcttcgctgcctctggcGAGCTCGTCGAAGGCCGCGTCCGacggctcgccggcgccggcgtcgggcgcgtcgcccgcggagagagacaagaCAGGGGCGCGGCCGAACGGTGAGCGGCCCGACGAAGATACCCCTGGCGGGGCCAGCGGCCCGCGGGGGTCGACGTGGGGCGTACAGGGGgcgtgcgcctgctgcttttgccgcgagggaggcgccgggcgcgctaGCGACAAGCTGCCCTCCGCGTCCCCAGGGCCTGAtgaggctggcggcgcgtccgccgcggagcccgcaaCGGGCGCATCTgagagcgaagagggcgagcagcagcactGCAGGTGCCAAGCGTGCTTTCTTTCTGAAGGTGTCCTTTCCAAGCGAGAATTTCTCGCGGGCAGTCCGCAGCTCGGTGCCGCGGATCACCTCCGGCAGTACGTGGggtcgtcctcgtctcccgTCATCCAGGacctctccttttcttctcggtTTTTCCCGGGTGCGCGGGGCGGCCTGTTCTTCGCCGGGGGAGACCGCGATGCGGGCTTGCTGGGCGCCGAGCTTGCGGAAAGCGATTTTGTCTCCATTTCTGACTGGCTCTACCTGACACACGAAAAGACGCTcgacctcgcggcgccgctgaccTTTGACATCCTGGCGAACGCTCCTCCAGGCCTAttcctcggcgcggcggtcgctggGCTCTCTGAAAAAGCGAccccgtcgccgctctcgcgccgctcgcgcgaggacaagggcgcaggcgcctacggctccgcgagggcgaaaGGCCACGGCCGCGGCTCTAGCCGCTTCGGGTCCCTCCACGTACCCCCGGTGTCTCCTCCTGCCCACCGTGACCccaccgccgcctcgctgggcgacggcgccccAGACGCGGGGGGAAGCGGGCCagggcgcgaagccgcgactgtcggcgaggacgacgtgaaggacgagaaagggcgcggcggaggcgcagcggtaCTCGCTGTGGGTGGGCGGGGAGACCCGCTCGACAAtgcggagagacgcggcggcggcgacgagtgcgcgcgcgacggaagAGAtctggcggcctctgcggagagcggcgcaggccgcgagcgagaagaggaaggcgaagaagacgatgacgacgagcgcctggcggctgcgggcgcggcgttggctgccgccgcgggtgccgctgcggccctgGATGCGCACAGAGCGGAAGGCCCCggggacggcgcggcgggggcggccgcTAGTGGGCTGTGTCGCCAAAAGTCGAGGCTGGCgcggaaagagagaaagcgaaaagcCGCGTGGAAGCTGCTCGAGAacgtctccctcgcggccATCTGGGACATCCTCAACAAAAAGGCCGAGACCGGACTCGACACAGACCTCCTTCCCGTCGAGTTCCGCGCCCCCGACTGGCGCCTCGACGTCTGCCAAGTCCCGGCGCTCAAGGGTGAGGGGGCGTCCGCCTCAGCAGAGAGAATCTGCGGAAACGTGGGCTGGCGACAAGAAACCTAAAGTGCAGCaaacgccgcgcgagtcAAGCGGCCTGTCGCGCCGTACTGACAACCTCTGGAAAGGgggggcagctgcagagatcAGCCAGGCGGCGCTTACCTCATACATATAGACTAGAAATCCGTGTGTGCGCTGCCCGACGCGTGCCTAGGcgaatatgtatatatacctactatatatatatatatatatatatatagggtttagggtttagatatatatatatatatatgtagatcaCCGTCGCTGGAATGCTTTGCGGCTCCTGCGTGAATGCCTTTGGCTTAGAATGGCGGCAGCGTGTTTTGAGTATCTGCCCTAGCGCCACGTTGATTGTGttgtctctgcgcgtgcgtgtgtgtgtttccGTCTTTCTCCAGCGGGAAAAGACGACTGGAGCGACGCGGTTGAGCAGCTCTCCGGGCTGGCGGCGGGTGCTTCGTCATCTCTTgactcgccgtcgtcgtcgttttCGCACTTGCCGGGTACGCTTCATTTGAGATTCTTTCAAAGCCGAGTTTCCACGAGTCTTCATGACTTTTCTCCTAAGTCGTTTCTTGATGAAGCTGCGCCGGCAGGGCATCTCGCctggctccgcgcgcgctcggtTCTCCCGGCCGGTTTGCTGCGGTCTATTCATCCGCTTGTGTGCTTCGGTTTGCGCGGGTCCGCGTTGGCGGCTGTCTCCTTGGTTTGCTGTTGCGTTTTCTCCGTCCTTCGGGGGTCGTCCTTTGCGCTTCTCTGTCTTTCGCCCGACTGCAGATGTCGCAGTGATGCATGCGGTTGTCTTGCTTCGTTGCGTTTCCCAGTTTGCCTCTGTCGAGTGAGGAAATCGTGTAACTTCTTGTGTATTGTTACTTATAGCTGTCCTCTGGAGTGGAGTGACCTTGTGTCTGGGTTTTGCTGCAGGctttgtctcctcctcgttgTTTGAAGGCGCCGCGTTTGCTGCGTTCGCGGCCATGGGCGGTTTGTCCCCGATGGTCTCCGCGACCCAGctgggggcgggcggcgaccccAGCCCGAGCATGTTTACGCGCCCGTACCCTTTTTCGTCAGAGCTCATGTTTGgggcctcgccgcagggggcagccgcaggcgatcGTCGGCGAGCCGGGGCGTTTCCAGACTACCTCGGACACCTCTCCTCGTTCGGGCCTCTCTCGTCGTCCTTCGGGCCCGACGGGTTCGCGATCGCAGGGggcgccctctcgccccCCGCGATGGAGCCCAGCGAgcccgagcgcggcgacaagGAGAACCGCGAGCACGACGACGGCAGAAAAGACCCTCGAGACGACGCGGTAAGACGGAAAGGACTTGCTGTTAGAGTTTAGAGTCGCGGCGCAAGCAGAcgggggggaagggaggggggggggaaaggcGGCGGGAAGGGTAGAGGGCGACCGAGCGAGAGGTGTCCACGCCGGGAAGAACAACAGAAGAGTCGAGAATGGCGAGGAAGGTGATGAAAAACCGAAGACGGCAGAGGTTGATGAAAGACTCTGTactgcagaagcgccgcagcctaGCAGGAGAGAAGCCGTGGATGCTTCTCCCAGCGGGAACGCTGACGGACCCCGCGGGTTGGATTGGAAGGCCAGCTGCGGTCTCCGGTTGCTGGCTGAGAGGCGGTGTCGCGTGTGAGTGCAAAGCTGCAACTTAAAAAACTGAGCGAAGCGCGATGGGGGGGGAGCTCGTGGTGTATCCGGAAAACGGAAGGCACCATTGTTTTTTTTCGTTCCTTCGTTTTCCTTCTGTGTTGCAGACACACGTGGCTCCTTTGGGGGGTGGCGTGTATTTCCATGGAGCCGCCGGGGCGGACCGCGGGCACCGGCCGGGCGAGCTTGGGGCCAGGGGGTCTCCGGACGGGAGACTCGAGCATGGGCTTCCTGGGTCGTACCCCTTCCTCGTTTCGTCTCAGGCTTCGGCCTCGCCCTACGTCCAGCGCCACCCGCCAGGTCGGGGCCTCAAGGGGCCTGAAGACCTGCGAGGTGCCGCCTTTTCGTCAGCCTACCTCGGCAAAGGCCCCTACGCCCCGTCTCCGTATGCGCCTGGCGCCCCGTATGGCGCCTTCCCGCCCGGAGCGGGGCGCCCGCCTATCGGGCCCGCGGttgcgggcgccgctgggcTCCACCCGCCCCCTGCGGGGGCTGGAGGGGCGGGTGTTGGCCCTCGGGGCCCGCATCTCGGTCCCCCGCTTGGAGCCCAAGCAGGCGGGCACAAAGGGCAGCCAGCgggggctggcgccgcgcggactcGAGACGAGTACGgggcgcagcgaggcacGGGTCTCCTGTCTGCCGGGGGCGTCCCGTCGCTGGGGGCGGGGCGCTCAGGCGGGGGACGCTATCTTCCTCAATGGGACCTGAATGAGAGCGCAATTTTGCTTTCGCTCGTCAAGAAGTTTGGCCAGCCAAACAGCTACTTGTCGCTGGGCGTGACCCCCaagccgcgcgcatgcgggcAGTCTGGCACtcgcagcgaggacgcgcgccggcgcggcttGCCGGTTGTGGCGGgcctgaggcggcgcctgctgctccacCGCAAACTGTGGCAAAGGGAAcaaggcgagggcgaggagaaacggGTGCGTGAGGCCGGCGCCAAGGCCTCCCTCTCTGTGTGGCCTAAGAAGCGGAGACtgcacgcgctgctggcgtctctcgacggcgaagaacgatccgccggcgccccggGCAAGGGACAGGGCGAAGAATTCAAGGGCCAGAAGGCACCGGGCGTCTCGAGTGCTGGAGGTGCTggagcgagcgaggcgaagaagacgggggACCGGGAGGCGGACGAGGGGAAGACCGCCTTCCCCTCTGTGTTGACCTACTCCTCGCGCTCAGTCAACTGGGGCCTCGTCGCGACGACGCTGAGTCACTCTGGCACGTGGCTGTCGAATGCGTTggcaggcagcgaagcggggcggaggcagtCGTCGTTTTCCCCTCAGGGCATCTCGCTCGTTTCCATTGGCGACGCGATGGCCTCTTCg is a genomic window of Besnoitia besnoiti strain Bb-Ger1 chromosome IV, whole genome shotgun sequence containing:
- a CDS encoding hypothetical protein (encoded by transcript BESB_054110) translates to MRSDVAGERRRGEDDAPAGEGFVEESCFRVKEQLEAALLNREGGFENFFQQLCNAEAAVDALQGEGESVKIILTDARELRGNLIAVDAKGNLLLQNCRMRTCVKYGDEGVEAEEWRESFVPVPLLCPASWIKSFRVRLDFLLSA